The Brevibacterium atlanticum genome segment AGCACGCGGTGGAAGAGGGCGTTGCGGATCTCTGCGGTGAAGACCTTCGTGTTCTCGGAGAATCTCCGTTCGAGGTCCGGCAGTTCGTCGGCGTCGAAGCCGGTCGGGTCGAGTCCCTGCAGGGTCCGCCATTCGTCGAGGAGGGAGGAGTCGGTCCGGGCGATGGTCTCGCCGAGCCATTCGATGATGGTCGACAGCTCCTCGGTGCGGCTCTCGCCGGGGACGTTGTGCAGCAGCGCCCGGTAGACGTCGGTGAGGTAGCGCAGCAGGCTGCCTTCGGCGCGGGCGAGGGAGTAGTAGCCGACGAATTGGGTGAAGCCCATGGCCTGCTCGATCATGTCGCGGACGACCGATTTCGGTTCGAAGGCACCGCCGCGCAGCCACGGGTGGGTCTCGACGAAGTGGTCGAATGCGGGTTCGAGGACGTCGGCCAGCGGCTTCGGGCCCTCGAGTTCGTCGAGGATCGCCATGCGTTCGGGGTAGTCGACGCCTTCGGCCTTGAGTTCGGCGAGGGTGTCGGCCTTGATCCGGTCGAGCTGCCCTCTGAGGATCTGGAACGGCACCGAGGTGGTCGATTCGACGATCGAGACGACGTCGAGCGCGTACGTCTCGTCCTCCTCGTCGACGAGGTCGAGAGCGGCGAGGACGAACGGTGCCAGCGGTTGGTTGAGCGCGAACTGGGGACCGAGGTCCTGGGTCGGGAGGAGTTCGTCTCCCCTGGTCTCGATGAGGCCGGCGTCGAGCAGGGAGCGGCCGATGCCGATGGCGGTGAGCTTGAGGTCGAGTCGGCGTTCGCGGCTTTCGTGGGTCTTGTCGATGAAGTCGCTGATGGTCGACACGGTCGAGCCGGGGCGGGCGACGAGGTTGAGGATCGTCGAGTGGTCGATCTTCATCCGCGGGCGCAGCGTTTCGGATTCGCCGGTGATGAGTTTGTCGAAGGTCTCTTCGGACCAGCCGACGAATCCTGCCGGTGCCGCCTTCTTCTTCGCCTTCTTCTTTTTCTTCTTGTCGTCGTTCGCCGCCTTCGCCTCGGCCCTGAGGTTGTCGATGACGTGTTCGGGAGCCTGCGCGATGACGTACCCGCGGGTGTCGAAGCCCGCTCGGCCGGCGCGTCCGGCCAACTGTTGGAATTCGCGGACGCTGAGCCTGCGCATCTTGCGGCCGTCGAACTTCGTCAGTCCGGTCAGCAGCACCGAGCGGATGGGCACGTTGATGCCCACCCCGAGGGTGTCCGTGCCGGAGATGACGAGCAGAAGGCCCTTGAGGGCGAGCTGTTCGACGAGGCGCCGGTACTTCGGCAGCATTCCCGCGTGGTGGACGCCGACTCCGTGGAGGAGCAGCTTGCGCAGGTTCTGCCCGAATCCCTTGGAGAAGGTGAAGCCCTTGATCACCTCTGCGATGGCGGCCTTCTGCTCCTTCGAGGCGAGATCGACTGAGAGCAGGTTCGTGGCGAGGTCGATCGCACCGCTCTGGGAATACGAGACTACGTAGACGGGCGCCTTCTCGCCTCGGACGAGTGCGCGCAGCGTATCCGACAGCGTCTCGGTCGAGTACTCGTATTCGAGCGGTACGGGTCGTGTTGCGGAGGTGATGACGGAGGAATCGCGGCCCGTGGTCTCCCGCATCGTCCGCTGGATCTCCGTGGTGTCGCCGAGAGTGGCGGACATGAGGACGAATTGCGCCTGCGGCATCTCGAGCAGCGGTACCTGCCAGGCCCAGCCGCGGGACGGGTCGGAGACGTAGTGGAACTCGTCCATGACGACCATTCCCGCGTCGAGCAGTCCGCCCTCGCGCAGCGACTGATTCGCGAGGATCTCGGCCGTGGCGCAGATGACGGGTGCGTCCCCGTTGACGGTGGAGTCGCCGGTGATCATGCCGACGTTCTCGGGGCCGAGGGCGCCGATCAGGGAGAAGAACTTCTCGCTGACGAGTGCCTTGAGCGGGGCCGTGTAGTAGGCGCGGATGCCGCGCGTGTAGGACTGGTAGAGGGCGAAGAGCGCGACGAGTGACTTCCCGGAGCCTGTCGGGGTGGCCATGATCGTGTTGTCTCCGGCGAGGATGGTGAGGAAGGCCTCGTCCTGGGCCGGATAGGGTTCGACGCCGATCTCTGCGCAGTATTCGCCGAAGGACTCGTAGACGGAGTCGTCGTCGGCGAATTCCGCCGGGATCTCCTGCAATCTGGCCACGCTGATGCACAGACCTTTCCGATTAGACTGATTCGTGTTCAATCCTAATAGCCGAACGGAGCTCATCGATGCCAGTCTTCGCCGCCACCTACACCTACGGTCCGGACACCGCCACCCGCATGGACAACCGCCCGAGTCATCGCCAGTGGCAGTCGGACCTCGTCGAGGCCGGTGTGATCCTCGCGTCCGGTCCCCTCGATGACGAGCCGCAGCCGGGTGGCCTGCTGATCTTCGCCGCCGCCGACCGCGCTGAGGTCGAGCGCCACCTCGCCGAGGATCCCTATGCTTCGATCGGAGTCATCGAGTCCGTGTCCGTACGTGAGTGGACGCCGGTCTTCGGGCCGTTCTCGAAAGACTGAGCCGCAGCACCGACGAGGTGTGAAACGGCCGACAGCACCCGCCGCCCGGCCGGCGATATGCGAGCGGGGCCCGTCCTGATGATCAGGACGGGCCCCGTTCGTCTCTGTTCCGGGAGACTGTCTCGGGTCCGGGGGGGCTGACCTCGGTCGGTCGAACTCCGGTGGGCTCAGGCCTCTTCGGTGTCGTCGGCGCGGAGGTCCTTGAAGGTCACGCCGTCCTTGCGCATCTTCATCAGTGAGGCGATCGTCGCCACAGCCATGGCGAGGACGATGAAGGTCAGCGACAGCCAGGTCGGCACCTCGGGGATCGAGTGGCCCCAGGACAGGAAGTCCCAATCGCTCGAGTGCAGGGCGTGGATGACGAGCTTGACGCCGATGAACGCGAGGATCGCGGCGATTCCGTAGTGGAGGTAGACGAGCTTGTCGACGAGACCGCCGAGCAGGAAGTACAGCTGCCGCAGCCCCATGAGTGCGAAGACGTTCGCGGTGAACACGAGGAAGGCGTTCTGGGTGACACCGAAGATCGCGGGGATCGAGTCGAGTGCGAACATCACGTCGGTGGAGCCGATCGCGATGAACACGATGAACATCGGGGTCCAGTACTTCTTGTTGTCATCGAGTGTGACCCGCAGCTTGTTGCCGTGGAACTCGTCGACGACGTTGATGCGCTTGCGGAGGAACCGGATGAGTCCGTTCTCGCCGTCGCCGTCGTCCTCATTCCCGAACGCCTGACGGTAGGCGACGATGAGCAGGAAGATGCCGAAGATGAAGAAGACCTCGACGAAGGCGTTGATGATCGCCGCACCCGCGAGAATGAAGATGCCGCGGAAGATGATGGCGATGATGATGCCGACCATCAGCACTTCCTGCTGGTACTTCCGCGGGACCGAGAAGCTGCCCATGATGATGATGAAGACGAACAGGTTGTCGATGCTCAGGGAGTATTCGAGCAGCCAGCCGGTGAGGAATTCGCTGCCGTGCTGAGCATCGCCGATAGCGAACAGCGCTCCCGCGAAGACGAGGGCGAGGGCCACGTAGAAGCCGACCCAGATGCTCGCCTCGCGCATCGAAGGAGTATGCGGGCGTTTGACGACGAGGAGCAGGTCGAAGACGAGGATCGCGACGACGATGATCCCCGAGGTGATCATGAACCACAGCGGGATCGGAGATTCGCTTGCCGCTGCGGCGTTGCCGCCGGCGGCGAGCGTGGAGGACAGGATATCCATGAGGGCCTTTCGTGGTGAACAGGGCGTATCAGGGTCGAAAGTCTCTCCCACGCTGAGGTGCTGCGTGCGCTCCGCGTCCGGATCCCCTGAGGGACCGTGATGACGACCGCGGATGGACGGGATACTCCCTTTCGCCGGCACACCAGTATAAACATGCCGACCTCATCGTCGCCCCTGCGGTGCCCGGTCAGGCGTGTCCGGCCTCCTTCATCTGCCGCAGCTCCTGTTTGAGGTCGGAGAGCTCGTCGCGCAGTCGGGCGGCGAGCTCGAACTGGAGTTCGGCAGCGGCCGAATGCATCTGCGAGGTCAGCGATTCGATGAGTTCGGTGAGATCCGCGGCCGGCGGTCGCAGCGAACCGGACTTGTTCGCGGCTTCGCGCTGTTCATCGGTGAGCGTCGAGTTGTAGCCGCGTCTGCCCTTGCCGTAGTCGAATTCGGTGAGCAGCTCACGAGTGTCCTCGTCCTCGCGCTGGAGCCGTTCGGTGATGTCGGCGATCCGCTTGACCAGCGGGGCCGGGTCGACTCCGTGCTCCTTGTTATAGGCGATCTGGATGGCGCGGCGGCGGTCGGTCTCGTCGATGGCGGTGCGCATCGAGTCGGTGATGGTGTCGGCGTACATGTGGACCTGACCGTGCAGGTTCCTGGCCGCACGGCCGATGGTCTGGATCAGCGAGGTCGAGGACCGGAGGAAGCCCTCCTTGTCGGCGTCGAGGATCGCGACGAGCGAGACCTCCGGCAGGTCGAGGCCCTCGCGGAGGAGGTTGATGCCCACGAGGACGTCGAACTCCCCGGCTCGCAGCTCGGTGAGCAGCTCGACACGGCGCAGGGTGTCGACGTCCGAGTGGAGGTACTGGACGCGGATGTCGTGTTCGAGCAGATAGTCGGTGAGGTCCTCGGCCATCTTCTTCGTCAGGGTGGTCACGAGCACGCGTTCGTTCGCGTCGACCCTGGTCCGGATCTCGTCGAGGAGGTCGTCGATCTGGCCCTTGGTCGGTTTGACCTTGATCTCCGGGTCGACGAGGCCGGTCGGACGGATGATCTGCTGCACGTAGCCGTTCGCGTTGCCGAGTTCGAAGCTGCCGGGGGTGGCGGAGAGGTAGACGGTCTGACCGATCCGTTCGCGGAATTCGTCGAACTTCAGCGGCCTGTTGTCCATGGCGCTGGGCAGGCGGAAGCCGTGTTCGACGAGCGTGCGTTTGCGCGACATGTCACCTTCGTACATGCCCCCGATCTGCGGCACCGTGACATGGGATTCGTCGACGACGAGGAGGAAGTCTTCGGGGAAGTAGTCGAGCAGGCAGTTCGGTGCCGACCCGGGAGAGCGGCCGTCGATGTGGCGGGAGTAGTTCTCGATTCCCGAGGTGAAACCCATCGACTCCATCATCTCGAGATCGTAGGTCGTGCGCATCTTCAGCCGCTGCGCCTCGAGGAGCTTGTTCTGCGCCTCGAATTCGCTCAGCCGCTGCTGGAGTTCGTCCTCGATCCCGCTGATCGCCTTGGCCATCCGGTTCTCACCGGCGACGTAGTGACTGGCGGGGAACACGTGGATGGTCTCTTCGTCGCGCACGATCTCCCCGGTCAGGGGGTGCAGGGTCTGGAGGTTCTCGATCTCATCGCCGAAGAACTCGATCCGCAGCGCCAGCTCCTCGTACTGTGGGATGATCTCGACGGTGTCCCCGCGCACCCGGAAGGTGCCGCGGGTGAACGCCATGTCGTTGCGAGCGTACTGCATCGACACGAAGCGCTTGAGCAGTTCGTCTCGATCGCATTCGTCGCCCTTGTGCAGGGTGACCATGCGGTCGACGTACTCTTCCGGCGTGCCCAGGCCGTAGATGCAGGACACCGTCGAGACGACCACGACATCGCGCCTGGTCAGCAGCGAGTTCGTCGCGGAGTGCCGGAGCCTCTCGACCTCGTCGTTGATCGACGAGTCCTTCTCGATGAAGGTGTCGGTCTGCGGGACGTAGGCCTCGGGCTGGTAGTAGTCGTAGTAGGAGACGAAGTATTCGACTGCGTTGTGCGGCAGCAGCTGCCGGAACTCGTTGGCCAGCTGGGCCGCCAGAGTCTTGTTCGGCGCCATGATGAGCGTCGGACGCTGCACCTGTTCGATCAGCCAGGCCGCCGTCGCGGACTTGCCGGTGCCGGTCGCGCCGAGGAGGACGATGTCGCGCTCCCCTGCGTCGAGTCGCTCCGAGATCTCTTGAATGGCGGTGGGCTGGTCACCGGAGGGCGAATATTCGGAGACGACCTCGAAGGGCGCCACCTCACGGGTGACGTCGGGGCGGTGGCCGATCGCGGGCAGGGGTCGTGCTGAGCTCATGGTCCAACACTAACCCCCGCCCCTGACACAGGACAGACCCGTGCCTCCGGCGGCTCATCCGCCGCCGAGGTAGACGTCCCTGATCGTCGAATCGTCCAACAGTTCGCGTCCGGTGCCGGTCTTCGTCAGCCGTCCGGCTTCGAGCACGCAGGCGCGGTCGGCGATCGCCAGGGCCTGGTTCGCGTTCTGTTCGACGAGGAGGACGGTCGTGCCCTGTGCGTTGATCTCCCTGATGATCGTGAAGATCTGCCGGATGAACTGCGGCGCCAGCCCCATCGACGGTTCGTCGAGGAGGAGCACCTCGGGGTCGGCCATGAGCGCCCGTCCGATAGCGAGCATCTGCTGTTCACCGCCGGACATGGTTCCGCCCAGCTGGGTCGAACGCTCCTTGAGCCGGGGGAAGAGCTCGAAGACACGATCGTAGGCGGATTCCGGGTTGCGTCGGCTCAGTGCATACGTGCCCATCTCGAGGTTCTCTCGCACGGTCATGCCGGGGAAGATGCCGCGGCCCTCGGGCACGAGCGAGATGCCCTTGCGCACCCGCTGGTGTCCCTTGAGGCGGGTGACGTCCTCACCCTTGAACGTGATCGTGCCGTGCCTGGCCGCCAGCAGACCGGAGACCGCGCGCATCGTGGTCGTCTTGCCGGCGCCGTTGGCACCGATGAGCACCACGATCTCCCCGTCCTCGACGGAGACGTCGATGTGTTCGACGGCCTTGATGCGGCCGTAGCGGACTTCCAGGTCCGCGATCTCAAGCAGAGCCATCGGGCTCCTCCTGTCCCAGGTAGGCGGCGATGACGGCGGGGTCCTCACGGATCGCGGCCGGTACGTCGTCGGCGATCTTCTTCCCGAATTCGAGGACGACGATGCGGTCGGTGACCCCCATGACGAGTTTCATGTCGTGTTCGATCAGCAGCACTGTGTAGCCCTCGTCGCGGACCGTGTGGATGAGCTCCATGAGCTCTTCCTTCTCGGCCGGGTTGAAGCCGGCTGCCGGTTCGTCGAGGCAGAGCAGCTTCGGATCCGTGGCCAGGGCGCGGGCGATCTCGAGCCGTCGCTGATAGCCGTAGGGCAGGTCCTTGGCTCGGTCGAAGGCGCGGTCGGCGATGCCGACGAATTCGAGCAGCTCCATCCCGCGCGTGATGATCTGCTTCTCCTCGTGGTAGTGGCGCGGGGTCCGCAGCATCGCCGAGATCATGCCCGACCGGTGGCGGGCGTCGAGGCCGACGGCGACGTTCTCCAGTGCTGTCATCTCACCGAAGAGGCGGATGTTCTGGAAGGTCCGCGCCAACCCGAGGCGGGTGATCCGGTGCTTCTTCAGCCCCAGCAGAGAGTTGCCTTCGAGAGTCACGCTCCCCTGCGAGGGACGGTAGACACCGGTCATCGCGTTGAAGCACGTGGTCTTCCCTGCCCCGTTCGGTCCGATCAGGCCGAGGATCTCACCGCGTCGGATGTCGAAGGACACGGCGTCGAGCGCGGTGAGTCCGCCGAAGACGACACTGAGGTCCCTGACCTGGACGAGGGTGTCTCCCTCGGCCACGGAGATGGCCCGCTCGGGAGCCACCTCGGTGAGTTCGGTGTCGGCGTTCATCGTGCGCCTCCTGTGGGCTCGTCGGTGGACCCGGGCTTCTCGTCGGTGGGTCCGGGGTCCTCGTCGTCGGGGTCGGTGGGCACAGTGCCTTCGACCTTCGCCTTTCTGCGGATCCGCGCGTTGAAGGTCAGCAGCTTCGGCTTCTTGCCGAACAGGCCCTGTGAGCGGAAGATCATGAGCAGCACGAGCACGATGCCGAAGATGAGGAACTTCCAGCCGCCGAGCGCGGTGAACCGCAGCGGCACGTACGCGACGATCGCTCCGCCGATGACGACCCCGAGTTTGTTGCCCTGGCCGCCGAGGATGACGGCGGCGAGGAACAGGATCGAGGTGGGGACGTCGAACTTCTGGTTGTTGACGAAACCGACCTGCCCGGCCAGCAGTGCGCCTGAGAGTCCGCCGAGGGCGGCGCCCGTGCCGAAGGCGGCGAGCTTGAACCGGAAGGTGGGCACGCCCATGATCTCTGCGGCGTCCTCGTCCTCGCGGATCGCGAACCAGGCACGGCCGACGCGTGAGCGCTCCAAGTTGCCGAGCAGGATCATGACGATGACGATGACGGTGACGGTGAACCAGTACCACGGCAGGCCGTTCGAAGCGGAGAAGATCGGCGCTCCGTCGACCTCACCGGGCGGGCGGCCGACGTTCTGGAAGCCGGTGTTGCCCTTGAGCGCGGGCACGATGGTCGCGAGCAGGCGGATGATCTCACCGAAGCCGAGGGTGACGATGGCCAGGTAGTCTCCACGCAGGCGCAGGGTCGGGATCCCGAGGGCGATGCCGAAGACGACGGTGACGATCATCGCCAGCGGCAGCGTCCACAGGTACGGAATGTGCACGAGCGGCGAATCCGGCGAGGTCCACAGCGAGGCGGTGTAGGCGCCGACGGCGAAGAAGCCGATGTAGCCGAGATCGAGCAGACCTGCTTGGCCGACGACGACGTTGAGACCCAGCGCGACGAGACCGTAGAGGGCCATGTTGAAGCACGAGATCGCGAAGTCGTTGGCGGGTTCGGTGGTGATCAGCGGCGGGTTGATGACCGGCAACAGGTAGGCGAGGACGACCACGACGAGCAGGATCGACCACTGCTGCCAGCGCGAGCGATCGTTCCACCACGAGCTGATCCGGACGAACCAGCCGGGTCGGCCGTGCCCGAGCTTGCCGTCCGCTTCGGCCTGTTTGGCTCCGATGGAGCTCAATGGACTGTGTGCAGACATCAGACTCGTGCCTTCCCTAGGTTGGTGCCGAGGATTCCGTTCGGCCGGATCATCAGAACGAGGATGAGGACGACGAAGATGACGACGTCGGTCCATTGGGAGTCCCCGAGGATCGTCGCCCCGTAGTTGCCGATGAGACCGACGAGGAGACCGCCGAGGAGAGCGCCCCGGACGTTGCCGATGCCGCCGAGCACCGCGGCCGTGAAGGCTTTGATGCCGAGGATGAAGCCGCCCATGTAGAAGACTCCCGCGGGGACCCGCATGACGTAGAAGAGCGCGGCGGCGCCGGCGAGGAAACCGCCGATGGCGAAGGTCGCGATGATGATGCGCTCACGATTGACGCCCATCAGGGTGGCGGTGTCCGGGTCCTGTGCCACGGCGCGGATGCCGCGGCCGAGCTTGGTCCGGCGCACGATCTGGTCGACGCAGATCATCATCACCAGAGCCGCGATGACGATCGTCAGCTGCTGCGAGTCGATGATGGTCCCGAAGACGTCGAAGATCGGCTCGGGGCGGAACATCGTCACACTCGCCTCGGCGTTGGGGCCCCGCCATTCGAAGAAGATGTACTGCAGGACGAAGGACATGCCGATGGCGGAGATGAGGAACGCCAGACGGGAGGCGCCGCGGTCGCGCAGCGGTTTGTATGCGACGCGTTCGACGAGGATCGCCGTTCCTCCGGAGACCACCATCGCGATGATCCCGGCGAGGACGAGGTCGAGGATGAGCATTCCCAACGGCAGGGTGGGTGCCGAGGGACCGAATCCCAGGGCGCTGAGGAAGAAGACGACGGCGAAGGCGCCGGCGATGAAGACTTCCGAGTGGGCGAAGTTGATGAGGTTGAGCACACCGTAGACGAGCGTGTAGCCGAGGGCCACGAGCGCGTAGATGGCTCCGAGTGTGAGTCCGTCGAAGGTCGTCGCCCAGAAGCTGTCGAACAGGGCGGTGAAGTCGAACGAAATCCAATCACTGGACATGGGGTCTCGATTCTGGGATGGACGCCGCACAGCCCTCCGGTGTTCCCGGAGGACTGTGCGGCGTCGAGCGAGGCGAAGAGATTATTCGATGAGTCCGACGGACACGATGCCGCCGGCCTCGGTCTTGTAGCCGTAGACGGCTTTGTCTTCGAGTTCTCCCTTGTCATCCCATTTGTAGGTCTTGCCGTAGCCGACCCCGTCGTAGTCCTTCACGTAGTCGATCATCTTCTTCCGGTCGGTGATGCCCTTGTCGATGCCGGTGAGGAAGATCGTCATGGTGTCGTAGCCTTCGACCGAGTAGGTGCCGGGGGCGTCGCCTCCCGAGACCTTCTTGAACGCGTCGGCGAATTCCGGGATGAGGTCGCCGGGCACGCACGTGCACGTGTAGTAGGCGTTGTTCGCAGCGTCGCCGGCCTGCTTGACGAACGCGGTGTCCTTGACCCCGTCGGGGCCGATGAAGTAGCCGTCGAAGCCCTTGTTGACCAGCTGGTTGTCCAGAGGTGCGCCCTCGGCGAAGTATCCGGAGTAGATGACGGAATCGGCCTTCGCATCCATGATCTTCTGGATCGTGGGGGCGAAGTCCTTCTGTCCGGTCGTCACCGCGTCCTCGCACGCGAGCTTGTCGCCCATCTTCTCCTTGACGACCTTGGCCAGACCCATGCCGTAGTCGGAGTCGTCCTCGATCAGGCAGGTCTTCTCCGCCTTGAGCTTGTCGACGAGCTGGACGAGTGCCGGGCCCTGGACCGTGTCGTTGCCCAGGCCCCGGAAGAACGTCTTCCAACCGTTGGCGGTGAGATCGGGGTTCGTCGCCGCCGGTGTGATGTGGACGAGGCCGTTGTCCTCGAAGATGCCGCCGGTGGCCTTGGACTCACCGGAGAAGGGGAGACCGACGACGCCGATGATGTTGTCGTCCTTCGTCGCCTGTGCCACCGGGCCGGTGGCCTTGGCCGGGTCACCCTCGGTGTCGATCTTCTTGAACTTCACCTTGCAGTCGGGATTGGCCTTGTTGTGTTCGTCGATGGCGGTCTGTGCACCGTTGTAGATGTTGATGCCGAGCTGAGCATTCGGCCCGGTCATCGCGCCGAGGTAGGCGATCGTCAGGTTCGAATCGCACTTCGCGTCGCCCTTCCCTGCCGCCTTGACGACGTCCGGCGAGACCTCGAGCGAATCCTGGACGGGAAGTTCGACGCGATCGCCCGAACCGTCGTCTCCCGATCCGGACGAGCCCTGATTGGCACAGCCGCTCATGGCGATGAGCGCGGCGATCGACAATGCCGCCACGGTGAAACCGCTGGTTCGTTTCATAGGGTTCACTTGTACTTTCTTCTGTGGGGCCGCACGATCGTTGCCGGCCTCTCCGGGTGATACAGAAGAAATATAGTGTGCGCAGTGTGAGTGAACTCACATCTGACTATTACAAATCCGTAACAGATTTGTCGTGTGGCGTCGGTGAGCGCAAGATCAGTTGCCGATTAGATAGGATCTGCGCTCATTCGACAGCCCTGCGAATGCTCAGTCGAAGCTCTCCGGGACGAGGTGCCGGCGCATCCGGAGGAAGTACGGCTCCTTCGCCTCGGCATAGGCGTTCGTCGCTTCCTCGTGCGCAAGCGCAGTGTCTGCTGCCGCACCGCTCGTCGCCTCGCCGTCGACTCCGATCGAAGCGATCACCTGTGCGACGAGATCGCGTTTGAGCTCGAGATAGCGCTCCTTCTCCCCTGTATCGATGCGCAGCAGATCCCGGAAGGCGCGGGCGAAGCACGCGCCGACCGAGTCCTCTGTGCGCACGTGCAGATTGACCGCTCGCCCGGGATCCGTGTTCGCGTGGAACCATTTCTCCTCGAATTCGCCCTCGCCGAGGTGGTCGGACAGTTCCCGTCCCGGATAGCCGAGTTCGGCAAGCCGTGGGGCCAGCGAGCGTGCGCTCTCCAGATCGGGGACGATGAGTTGGAGATCGATGACGTCTTTGGCGGGCAGCTCCGGCACCGAGGTGGACCCGATGTGGTCGATCGGGAACCGCTCGCCGGTGCCGTGGCGCAGCTTCGCGATCACGCGAGCGGCGTCTCCGGACCAGTCGGCGTCTGAGGGGTCGGTGAGGTGCAGTGCCGGGCGTGGGGCCCGACGCTGCGCGACGAGGTTGTTCGCGAAGGGGTCGATTCTCGTCTCGAGGAGTCGGCGCACCGCCTCCCGCGTGGCTTCGATCTCGCCCGAATTGTCGATGATGACGTCGCACGCGGCGCGTCTGGTCGCATCGTCGGCCTGGCGGGCGATCCGCGCCTCGGCGTCCGCGCGGTCCATTCCGCGGGACTCCATGAGCCGGGCCAGGCGCACTTCGGCCGGAACGTCGACGAGCAGGTTGAGGTGGTAGGCGGGAGTCATCGAATTCTCGACGAGCAGCGGCACGTCGTGGACGACGATGGCCTCTTCGGCATGGCGATCGAAGTGGTCGGCGGTGCGGTCTCTGATCGCCGGATGCATGAGTCCGTTGAGGATGGCGGTGTGCTCGCTGTCGACGAAGGCTGCGGCCGCGAGGGCGGCACGGTCGAGGACTCCGTTCGCGTCGAGGATCTGCGGACCGAAGGCCTCGACGAGGCGGTCGAGCAGCGGCTCACCGGGAGCGACGACCTCTCGGGCGATCCGGTCGGCGTCGATGAGCGCCGCTCCGTGGTCGACGAGCATCGCGGAGACTGTTGACTTTCCGGCGCCGATTCCGCCGGTGAGACCGATTCTCAGCATGACCTCATCCTAACGAGCCGGCGTCTGCGGTCAGAGTCGGTACACGCGCACGCCTTGGTCGGCATACTCCGGTTGCCCGACTGCTTCGTCGAGGAACTGGACGTAGGCGCCCTCTCCTCCGGGCAGCAGCGGAGCGTCGGGGGCGAGGACGATGTAGTCGACTCCGGAGCTGCGCAGCTCGGCGATCGCTGCGGCCGCCTCGGTGCTCTGCGGGTCCGGGATCGGGTCTCCGTCGAACACCGAGGCGTGGAGCAGCTCGTCGAGGCTGTCCTCGGGGGCCGTGTAAGTCACGGCCGAGTCGGGGGATGAGCCGATGAAGTAGCCGCCGGTCTCCTTGTAGCGGAATCCGCTCACGGCCTGCCACACCATCGCCTCATCGGCGTGGGGCTCGGCCCAGGCCAGGGGGCGGGGGAAGGTCTTGACGACGGCTCCGGAGGGGACCACCTCGGCGATGGACTCGGTGTAGAAGTCGGGGACGGTGACGTCGCGGGCGATCTGCGGGCCGGGGACGACGCAGACGGCGGCGAGGGCGAGCAGTCCGATGAGGATGCGGGCTCTGACGCGCTTCCGGTTCCTCAGTGCCCACTCACATCCGACGCCGAGGATGGCGAAGAGCGCGATCGTCGAGTGGAGAACGAGACGCATGGGCAGAATATTGTTGAGCACGGGGACGGATTCGACAAGGGAGAACGGACCGGACTCGAGGAAGACGCGCCCACCCAGCAGGATCGGCGAGCCGAGCGCGAGGACGAACACGAGGATGCCCGTCGCCGCGGCGATGCGCAGAACCCGGCGATAGCGCGAACGGCGGGACAGGCCGATGAGGATGACGAGCGCGGCCAGCAGAGCGGGCACCCCGACATAGGCTCCGAGCTCGGCGGGGTCGATGTCCATGATGCGCGACAGCGGGGACACTCCGGTGCTCAGCCACGCAGGGGCGGCCGGCAGGATCGGATCGAGGAGGTCGGTGTTCCACACCCCGTGCGGTCGGATCGCACCGTCGGGGGCGTTCGGTCCGGCCATGGTGATCAGCAGCGGCAGGGCACAGGCTGCGGCGATGAGGCCGGCGATCACCGATCCGAGGCCGAGGGCGGCCCAGGATCGCGCGGTGAGGGCATGACGGGCGAAGAGCGCGAGGACGACGAGGAAGCTCAGGGCGGCGAGGAATGTCCCGGCGAGCACCTCGGTGGAGACGTAGAACTGGAACCCGAGCACGAGCCCGAAGACGATGCCG includes the following:
- a CDS encoding DEAD/DEAH box helicase, which gives rise to MARLQEIPAEFADDDSVYESFGEYCAEIGVEPYPAQDEAFLTILAGDNTIMATPTGSGKSLVALFALYQSYTRGIRAYYTAPLKALVSEKFFSLIGALGPENVGMITGDSTVNGDAPVICATAEILANQSLREGGLLDAGMVVMDEFHYVSDPSRGWAWQVPLLEMPQAQFVLMSATLGDTTEIQRTMRETTGRDSSVITSATRPVPLEYEYSTETLSDTLRALVRGEKAPVYVVSYSQSGAIDLATNLLSVDLASKEQKAAIAEVIKGFTFSKGFGQNLRKLLLHGVGVHHAGMLPKYRRLVEQLALKGLLLVISGTDTLGVGINVPIRSVLLTGLTKFDGRKMRRLSVREFQQLAGRAGRAGFDTRGYVIAQAPEHVIDNLRAEAKAANDDKKKKKKAKKKAAPAGFVGWSEETFDKLITGESETLRPRMKIDHSTILNLVARPGSTVSTISDFIDKTHESRERRLDLKLTAIGIGRSLLDAGLIETRGDELLPTQDLGPQFALNQPLAPFVLAALDLVDEEDETYALDVVSIVESTTSVPFQILRGQLDRIKADTLAELKAEGVDYPERMAILDELEGPKPLADVLEPAFDHFVETHPWLRGGAFEPKSVVRDMIEQAMGFTQFVGYYSLARAEGSLLRYLTDVYRALLHNVPGESRTEELSTIIEWLGETIARTDSSLLDEWRTLQGLDPTGFDADELPDLERRFSENTKVFTAEIRNALFHRVLLAERADYTELGRLDADSGFDAKAWEDAIEDFYDEYGDLLIDQSARGREYIDIEPGSSTWTVRQILADPEGNRDWAIDAEVDVAASDDAGDIVLRIVSVGEIGR
- a CDS encoding YciI family protein — translated: MPVFAATYTYGPDTATRMDNRPSHRQWQSDLVEAGVILASGPLDDEPQPGGLLIFAAADRAEVERHLAEDPYASIGVIESVSVREWTPVFGPFSKD
- a CDS encoding TerC/Alx family metal homeostasis membrane protein; this encodes MDILSSTLAAGGNAAAASESPIPLWFMITSGIIVVAILVFDLLLVVKRPHTPSMREASIWVGFYVALALVFAGALFAIGDAQHGSEFLTGWLLEYSLSIDNLFVFIIIMGSFSVPRKYQQEVLMVGIIIAIIFRGIFILAGAAIINAFVEVFFIFGIFLLIVAYRQAFGNEDDGDGENGLIRFLRKRINVVDEFHGNKLRVTLDDNKKYWTPMFIVFIAIGSTDVMFALDSIPAIFGVTQNAFLVFTANVFALMGLRQLYFLLGGLVDKLVYLHYGIAAILAFIGVKLVIHALHSSDWDFLSWGHSIPEVPTWLSLTFIVLAMAVATIASLMKMRKDGVTFKDLRADDTEEA
- the uvrB gene encoding excinuclease ABC subunit UvrB yields the protein MSSARPLPAIGHRPDVTREVAPFEVVSEYSPSGDQPTAIQEISERLDAGERDIVLLGATGTGKSATAAWLIEQVQRPTLIMAPNKTLAAQLANEFRQLLPHNAVEYFVSYYDYYQPEAYVPQTDTFIEKDSSINDEVERLRHSATNSLLTRRDVVVVSTVSCIYGLGTPEEYVDRMVTLHKGDECDRDELLKRFVSMQYARNDMAFTRGTFRVRGDTVEIIPQYEELALRIEFFGDEIENLQTLHPLTGEIVRDEETIHVFPASHYVAGENRMAKAISGIEDELQQRLSEFEAQNKLLEAQRLKMRTTYDLEMMESMGFTSGIENYSRHIDGRSPGSAPNCLLDYFPEDFLLVVDESHVTVPQIGGMYEGDMSRKRTLVEHGFRLPSAMDNRPLKFDEFRERIGQTVYLSATPGSFELGNANGYVQQIIRPTGLVDPEIKVKPTKGQIDDLLDEIRTRVDANERVLVTTLTKKMAEDLTDYLLEHDIRVQYLHSDVDTLRRVELLTELRAGEFDVLVGINLLREGLDLPEVSLVAILDADKEGFLRSSTSLIQTIGRAARNLHGQVHMYADTITDSMRTAIDETDRRRAIQIAYNKEHGVDPAPLVKRIADITERLQREDEDTRELLTEFDYGKGRRGYNSTLTDEQREAANKSGSLRPPAADLTELIESLTSQMHSAAAELQFELAARLRDELSDLKQELRQMKEAGHA